A part of Manduca sexta isolate Smith_Timp_Sample1 chromosome 10, JHU_Msex_v1.0, whole genome shotgun sequence genomic DNA contains:
- the LOC115444189 gene encoding uncharacterized protein LOC115444189 yields the protein MLRPCILFLFIYSATAIRYKPKPVHMIAIKDHVFVGEDPKIKAELARRLGSDKDNHAYFKGNDDYNKTDLPDYLIMDEQIYLNRSLRRQNIFNDPKEYHINFKILDMIRQAIYATQFRLDVLDKILVKYINEEKFRVGYMFGKLEEWLHNMKSIWTVVWRTRVYYSGPKARQFRVYKHLLYYAHMLRRNIDITYTVEEIIRIHNEIYTSIKSEEKD from the exons ATGCTGCGACCTTGCATACTTTTCTTAT TTATCTATTCAGCAACAGCCATCAGATACAAACCAAAACCAGTCCACATGATAGCCATCAAAGACCATGTATTTGTGGGAGAAGACCCGAAAATTAAAGCCGAGCTTGCACGAAGACTGGGCTCTGACAAAGACAATCACGCGTACTTCAAGGGAAATGACGATTACAACAAAACTGACCTACCTGACTACCTCATTATGGATGAACAGATATATCTGAATAGATCCCTGCGAAGACAGAATATCTTCAACGATCCAAAGGAATATCACATCAATTTCAAGATCCTCGACATGATAAGGCAAGCGATCTACGCAACCCAGTTCCGGTTGGATGTGTTAGACAAGATTTTGGTAAAGTACATCAATGAGGAGAAGTTCCGCGTCGGCTACATGTTCGGCAAACTGGAAGAGTGGCTCCACAACATGAAGAGCATCTGGACGGTGGTGTGGCGAACGCGGGTGTACTATAGCGGTCCGAAGGCACGTCAGTTCAGGGTGTACAAGCACCTTCTCTACTACGCGCACATGTTGCGCAGGAACATTGATATCACTTACACTGTGGAAGAAATTATACGGATACATAACGAGATCTACACATCAATCAAGTCTGAGGAGAAGGATTGa